The genomic segment ATTCACAGTATCTTTCGTAGCTGTTCCGCTATTTGATTTGTGCGAGCGTGCTGGTGGTTTCACAAGGTCTTCTGTAAACAGTGTCTTCTATAAGCTCTAGTCAAGGGTATGTGTCACAGTATCTCTGATGTAGCGGCGTTGTTGTTGCCGTTTGGCTGAAGAGAGAAGGCCCGAAATGCCCTATGCGACGATTCGTGATGTGGCAGAGCGCGCTGGCCTATCGATTGCCGCAGTGTCGCAGTCATTAAATGGCAAAGGAAGAATCTCTCTTTCCACCCGTGAAAAAGTCCTGAAAATTGCTGAAGAACTCAATTACGTTCCTGATTCTGGTGCTCGCGCAATGCGCACTTCTCATACAGGAACTATTGGGTTATTAGTTCCTGATATCAGGAATGCTTATTTTGCTGATTTAGCGTATCGGATACAGGATGCCCTGTTCCAAGCTGGATACTCGACATTAATCGTTACAGCTTCAGAGCAGGTTAATCGGCAGGATGCTCTCTTAAAAAACTTGCTGGCACAGAGAATTGACGGGGTAATTGTAATTCCTCAAGGTAAAGGGTCAAGGACGCTGCATGCTATGGCTGATCGTGGCACTCCATTGATTTTCGTGGATCGAAATGCTGAGGGAATGAGCCGAGTACCCCTCATAGATTCCGATCCCTTTCCTGGCATGCAGGAGGCATTACATGAGTTGGCTTCTCTAGGTCATCGACGTGTGGGATTCATTTCCGGTCCGCTACGTAAATCCCCAACCTTGGCGGAGCGAGAATTTGTTTTCCGACGTATTGCTGCTGACCTATTTGAAGCAGATAATATTGTGGTCGCATCCACTCATGGGGATCGTTCATCTTGTGAGAAAGCACTGCGGACAGTGATGGATAGATCTTGTACGGCAGTAATTTTTGGTTATTCTCCAGACACAGTACAAGCCATTGATATTCTTCGGGAACGTAAACTGCGTCCTGAGCATGATTTATCTATAATCTCATTTGACGACATCAAGTTATTTGAACTATTGACACCAAGTTTGTCGGTTATCTCCCAGCAATTGGACAAGATGGGCCTTATTGCAGCTCAGGGAATCCTTGACCTTATACCTCAACAATCGAATAGTGACGATAACAATGCATCTACCGGTACTGATGCTGATGCCAAGTCTGTTGACGCCGTCGTGCACAGTAGCACGCGTCTGCATACAAGAATTCCCACGGTCTTTATTCGACGAGATTCTGTGAGAACAGTGTGAGTGCTGGAATGCAATGTTGTTGAAAGAGTAGAACATTTGCGAATACAGCATAGTTAGCAATCAGGTCGACGTTGGGGGACGTCGACCTGAACTATTTGAGGATGAGAGAAGAAGGGGTTCAATTATGGTTATCGGGAACCGTGAAGAAGGGGAATCAGATTCCTGGTCTCGTCAGTTGTTGAATCACTTTGCATAACGTTGCTCTGCGCTATCCGTATGTGCCTCATTAACTTCCTTTGACACTCTTTAGTAAAGTCCTGCTATCTGAGGGCAACATCAGTTTTTGATAATAATGACGCAGGAGTTGGCTGGGAGTCTCCTGTGATCGTTGATGACAGTACCAGTCTTGATGCAATCACTCCTAGACACGTTGCCAATCCCAAGGGGCCTATTGCTGTAATTGGTAAATGGCTAATTTCCATGAGCATCATGAGAGCCATTAGCGGAGCCTGTTGCGATGCTGAGAGCAGAGCAACAGCACCGACAATCGCACACTGCCAAAGCGGTATAGCAGGCATCGCGAGATTCCAGAGCGATCCCAAAGCTACTCCAACGCTAGCTCCTACCGCGATGGAAGGGGTCAGTGTGCCGCCCGATGCACCCGAACGGATGGTGAGTATTGTCAGTAAGGCCTTGAACCCTCCGATGAGCACGATGAGCAATATTCCATTCGCAGAGCTAGCGTTCATGGCGATTTGAGCGAGAGCTCTTCCATTACCCATCACCTCTGGCGCCCATATCGATACCAGTCCGGTGAGAGCAGCCGCTAAAGGCAGCTGCCAGAGGATGTGAATATTGGTGGTTTTGTATCGTTCGGCCCAAGCAGTGGCTTTCGCGAACCATCCACCTAGATATCCGATGATCGGTGCAGCGATGAGACCGAAAATCAGCAGTTGCTGTTGAAAAAGCTCTGTGCCTACGTTGTAATACGGACCAAATCCGTGAATGGCACCTCCAACAGCTGCTGCTATTACGGACATAGAAAAACTTACTGCGACGGTTGTTGTATTAATTTTTTTCAGTAGGATTTCAATACTGAAGAGGGCCCCCGTCAGTGGGGAAATATAAATACCTGCGAAGCCCGCACCGGCAGCTGCGGCTACGAGCAGACGTCTGTCTTCGGCATCTAAATTCAATCGTTTGTACAAGCGCATCCATATCCCAGCGAGCATGGCTCCTGCCTCACGAGGCGCAACTTCCCTGCCAATTGAGGCTCCCGTACCTACCAAAAAAATCTGTGTGGAAACGTGCACCACAGTCTGCCACACAGGCATAGTTTTATCTTGAACTGCTTGGCTGACTGAGGGAACTGATGTTGTGCGATTTCGTAACAGCCACCAAACTAAGGCAGCAATTATGCCTCCAACTGTTACAGAGGTAGCTCGCCAAAACCATGGGGTAGTGAAAGGACCTGGAAGGATTGGGGTTTCATTGAAATTTAAAAACAGGTTTTCCACGAACTTCAGGAGCAACGCTAACAAACCTGAGGACAAACCAGCAGCAAGACCAAGTACTCCTGTGGATAGCATCAGAGACACTGGTCTACGCCAAGAGATGTTGCGACGCCGAATATTGATGTTACGGAACTGTGCATACACGCCCTAAATCTATCTGATGGTGTGCACAGTGTGAAGGTGCTTGCAGCGTGATTCGACTCCATGATTATATAGTTAGGTAAATAGAACTATATGATTGGGGACTCATGAAACTGGTTGAATGCGTTGAACAGATGTATTTCAGCATCGTGATTAATGAACTTAAACGGATGCGTACCAGCGGTTTGTATCGTGGGGTTTCCTACAACGGCTTGCTGTATATGGATTTGATACGTCATATGGAAGACCCGACTGTAAGCAGTATTGCTGAGACCTTAGGTGTGGCAAAGTCTTCGGTGTCTCAAAAGGTTAGTGAGCTCGAGAGTAGGGGTCTGGTTAATAGATGCAAAGATGAGCTGGATGGGCGCGTGAGTCATGTCAGCATTGCCCCCGAGGCGATTGACGATGTAAGCGCTATTGACGCACCAATACGAGCGGCTCTGGAAAGCCTCAGCAACGATTACGACGAGAAAGAAATCAACACGCTCTGTGCCATGATTATGAGCCTTGCACATGCGCTTGATGCTCAGACGGCTGCGGAACGCCGATGAGCACCACAGCTACTGTGCATAATGTTGAATCTCGTGCCTTGTTAGTCGGCACGATAATGAATGCCGGTATGGGCTTAGCAGGATTTGTGGTCTATATCGTTACTGATATTCAGGCTCTGCTGTTAGACGCGGCCTTCACGATTATTTCGGTAATCTCTGGGATAATCTCCATCGTTGTGTCTAGGCTGAGCTCAAAACGGAGTTCGCGCTATCCATATGGCCGCTTTGCACTCGAGTCCTTATATATGTTCGCCAAATCAGCATTGATTATTGCACTTATGGCGCTGACGCTCTGGAAAGTAAGCGTGAAAGCTTATGAGTATTGGCGTTTTGGCACTGGTGAAGCGATGAATGTTGGACCAGTCATTGTGTATGAAATCGTGATGGTGTCATGCGGTTTTGTCCTGTTCATCTTTTTTAAGCGGCAGAACAGGACGATGCACAATACGAGTTCTCTGCTCAAAGTGGAATCCACGAATACGAGAATTGACGCGCTGATGTCTGGGGGTATTGGTGTTGCGGCTTTGGTGGTTTCACAAATTCCTATGAACTCCCCATTCTCATTCCTGCTATATACCGGAGATTTCTTCATCACTCTGGCCCTTACGGTGTTTACTATTAAGGATCCGATATTGATGTGTGCACAAGCCTGGTCAGAACTGTCGAATGGAACGTTGACTTCCGGAAGTGTGAAACAGGATATCCGACAAATCGTGCAAGATATGTCACCAATAGAAGTAGCCAACACTGATTGCATGGTTTTCCGCCAAGGCAAGGGACTACGAGTTGCTATTCCAATAAACGAGGAGACTCCAATACTCGCATCCTGTTGGAAGAAAGCAGCCAAGGCAATAGAACTGCGGTTGAAACAACAATATGGCCATGTCGTTGTGGAGTATGTAATTAGCGAGTCAGGTACCGCTACATCAGCTTAAGAGAAATCTTAAATGAGCAAGCCGGCCGTCATATGAAATTGGCGTGACGGCCGGCTTGCTCATTAACTTATAGAGTTGTGTGATTAGTTGTTTGATTTGCTGACGAAGAACGAGACCACTGCAACAACAATGACTGCTCCAATAATCGAAGGAATCAGAGCCATTCCTGCGAGTTGTGGTCCCCAAGAGCCAAACAGTGCCTGACCTACAGCAGAACCTACGAGACCAGCGATGATATTGCTAATCCAGCCCATTGACTTGCCCTTGCTGGTGATAGCGCCTGCGATAATACCGATAATTGCGCCTACGATGAGCGTCCAAATCCAATACATAATTCCCCCTTATGTTGTTCCACTCTTCGATTCACGATAGTAGAGAGAAAAACTGTTATCGAAGACTGGTTACTCTCGTAGCGTGTGGTCTCAAGGCATCTGCGATGAGCCGTAAAATGTCGGTTATTTGTTTTAAGCAAGTGCCGCTCGGTTTTATGCCCTTCTCTTACGCCATGAGTTCAGCGTTGGTGAATTGGCTGTTATACAAATCTGCATAGAAGCCTTTAGCACTGAGCAATTCCTCGTGTGTACCACGTTCGACGATATCGCCATTGCGCATCACTAGAATCATGTCGGCATTCTTGATAGTGGAAAGTCGGTGTGCAATCACAAAGCTGGTGCGTCCCACAGTCAGAGCGTCCATCGCTTGTTGAATCAGTTCTTCAGTTCGCGTATCTACTGAACTGGTGGCTTCGTCAAGTATCAGAATCGGAGCGTCCTTGACCATCGCTCGCGCGATGGTGACCAACTGGCGCTGGCCTTGCGAGAGCGTGGTCTTGTCATCGAGCATGGTGTCATAGCCATTGGGCAGCGTGCGAATGAAATGGTCCAAGCCCACAGCTTTGCAAGCATTGACGATCTGTTCATCACTGACACCTGCTTTGGCATAGGCTATATTCTCTCGTATGGTGCCGCGGAAGATCCAAGTGTCTTGAAGGACCATGGAGAACTGATCGTGGACGTTCCACCGAGGAACACTCGAAGTGGATATATTGTCAATTCGAATGTCTCCTGAAGTGACATCGTAGAAGCGCATAAGCAGATTCACCATAGTGGTTTTTCCTGCTCCGGTGGGCCCAACTATAGCTATCTTCTGGCCGGCGCTCACTGTGGCGCTGAAATCGCGAATAATGGTTTTGTCAGGGGTATATCCAAAGCTGACGTGATCGAATTCGACGTCGCCTCTCAATTGTTTAATACTTCCATCGGTATTCTCACCGAGTAAAGCTGGTTTCTCTGATTCGTCAGCCATCTCTTCTTCGGCAAGGAAATCAAATACGCGCTCTGAAGCAGCGGCGGTACGCTGCAAATTCTGGAAGGCTTGTGCGAACTGACTCAACGGTTGAGTGAATAGGCGCACATACATCATAAACGCCACAATCACACCGAAGGTTATTGAGCCATTGATGACCAAAGCTGCGCCAACCACGCAGACAACGACGTAGCCGAGGTTACCTACAAAATTCATTAGAGGCATCATTAAACCTGAAAGGAATTGAGACTTCCAGCCTGAGTCATAAAGGTCTTGATTGTATTCTTCAAACTGCTCAATGGAAGATTCCTCGCCGTTGTACGATTTCACAATGATGTGACCGGCATATTTTTCTTCAACGTGACCATTCACATCGCCTAGGGCGACCTGCTGACGCACGAAGTAGCTTTGTGAATATTTCATCACTACCAGCATGAGTATGACGCCTACCAAGCTTGCGCCGATTGCCGAGAGTGTCATGATGACATTATTGGCGAAC from the Bifidobacterium sp. genome contains:
- a CDS encoding chloride channel protein; this encodes MYAQFRNINIRRRNISWRRPVSLMLSTGVLGLAAGLSSGLLALLLKFVENLFLNFNETPILPGPFTTPWFWRATSVTVGGIIAALVWWLLRNRTTSVPSVSQAVQDKTMPVWQTVVHVSTQIFLVGTGASIGREVAPREAGAMLAGIWMRLYKRLNLDAEDRRLLVAAAAGAGFAGIYISPLTGALFSIEILLKKINTTTVAVSFSMSVIAAAVGGAIHGFGPYYNVGTELFQQQLLIFGLIAAPIIGYLGGWFAKATAWAERYKTTNIHILWQLPLAAALTGLVSIWAPEVMGNGRALAQIAMNASSANGILLIVLIGGFKALLTILTIRSGASGGTLTPSIAVGASVGVALGSLWNLAMPAIPLWQCAIVGAVALLSASQQAPLMALMMLMEISHLPITAIGPLGLATCLGVIASRLVLSSTITGDSQPTPASLLSKTDVALR
- a CDS encoding GlsB/YeaQ/YmgE family stress response membrane protein is translated as MYWIWTLIVGAIIGIIAGAITSKGKSMGWISNIIAGLVGSAVGQALFGSWGPQLAGMALIPSIIGAVIVVAVVSFFVSKSNN
- a CDS encoding LacI family DNA-binding transcriptional regulator; translated protein: MPYATIRDVAERAGLSIAAVSQSLNGKGRISLSTREKVLKIAEELNYVPDSGARAMRTSHTGTIGLLVPDIRNAYFADLAYRIQDALFQAGYSTLIVTASEQVNRQDALLKNLLAQRIDGVIVIPQGKGSRTLHAMADRGTPLIFVDRNAEGMSRVPLIDSDPFPGMQEALHELASLGHRRVGFISGPLRKSPTLAEREFVFRRIAADLFEADNIVVASTHGDRSSCEKALRTVMDRSCTAVIFGYSPDTVQAIDILRERKLRPEHDLSIISFDDIKLFELLTPSLSVISQQLDKMGLIAAQGILDLIPQQSNSDDNNASTGTDADAKSVDAVVHSSTRLHTRIPTVFIRRDSVRTV
- a CDS encoding cation transporter; protein product: MSTTATVHNVESRALLVGTIMNAGMGLAGFVVYIVTDIQALLLDAAFTIISVISGIISIVVSRLSSKRSSRYPYGRFALESLYMFAKSALIIALMALTLWKVSVKAYEYWRFGTGEAMNVGPVIVYEIVMVSCGFVLFIFFKRQNRTMHNTSSLLKVESTNTRIDALMSGGIGVAALVVSQIPMNSPFSFLLYTGDFFITLALTVFTIKDPILMCAQAWSELSNGTLTSGSVKQDIRQIVQDMSPIEVANTDCMVFRQGKGLRVAIPINEETPILASCWKKAAKAIELRLKQQYGHVVVEYVISESGTATSA
- a CDS encoding MarR family winged helix-turn-helix transcriptional regulator, which codes for MKLVECVEQMYFSIVINELKRMRTSGLYRGVSYNGLLYMDLIRHMEDPTVSSIAETLGVAKSSVSQKVSELESRGLVNRCKDELDGRVSHVSIAPEAIDDVSAIDAPIRAALESLSNDYDEKEINTLCAMIMSLAHALDAQTAAERR
- a CDS encoding ABC transporter ATP-binding protein gives rise to the protein MTNSNTTAQAPSRAPRRGGFGPGPGHGPGVGGPAEKPQNFKEVLGKLLHFTRSYIPAIIIALVLGAVGTVFQIIGPDKLKDITNLVMKGLPALVHGKPVVGSIDFTQVEHIAFTLVALYVGYAILTYLQSWIMANITQETARKMRDAISKKINKLPLRYFDRVSYGDILSRITNDVDTIGQTLGQSIGALITSITLFVGSLIMMFANNVIMTLSAIGASLVGVILMLVVMKYSQSYFVRQQVALGDVNGHVEEKYAGHIIVKSYNGEESSIEQFEEYNQDLYDSGWKSQFLSGLMMPLMNFVGNLGYVVVCVVGAALVINGSITFGVIVAFMMYVRLFTQPLSQFAQAFQNLQRTAAASERVFDFLAEEEMADESEKPALLGENTDGSIKQLRGDVEFDHVSFGYTPDKTIIRDFSATVSAGQKIAIVGPTGAGKTTMVNLLMRFYDVTSGDIRIDNISTSSVPRWNVHDQFSMVLQDTWIFRGTIRENIAYAKAGVSDEQIVNACKAVGLDHFIRTLPNGYDTMLDDKTTLSQGQRQLVTIARAMVKDAPILILDEATSSVDTRTEELIQQAMDALTVGRTSFVIAHRLSTIKNADMILVMRNGDIVERGTHEELLSAKGFYADLYNSQFTNAELMA